In Capricornis sumatraensis isolate serow.1 chromosome 16, serow.2, whole genome shotgun sequence, a genomic segment contains:
- the RRP8 gene encoding ribosomal RNA-processing protein 8, translating to MFEEPEWAEEAPVVADLGSVALGLRPTATSQIKGANRRQLLATLRALEVASVPQQPPSLPGSDSEEEEEVVETKKKRTKKGLFAGASSEVEEKRKKKRHKQGPPSSDSKEEEVERKKCHRGVLLGSDLAEEERKKRKCQKQIPSNLAQPLDSVDQTDSKAWNSSAASDLTKPTCETPSSNPPHTLSRKQWRNRQKNKRRQKNKFRPPQPPEQAPAPASAEEAEVPSAPSPDSHGARAEALRARMAQRLDGARFRYLNEQLYSGPSSAAQRLFQEDPEAFLLYHRGFQNQVKKWPLQPVDRIARDLRQRPASLVVADFGCGDCRLASSIRNRVHCFDLASLDPRVTVCDMAQVPLEDESIDVAVFCLSLMGTNIRDFLEEANRVLKPGGLLKVAEVSSRFEDVRTFLGAVTKLGFKVISKDLTNSHFFLFDFEKTGPPRVGPKTQLSGLKLQPCLYKRR from the exons ATGTTCGAGGAACCGGAGTGGGCCGAGGAGGCCCCTGTAGTCGCGGACCTCGGGTCTGTAGCCTTAGGGCTTCGGCCCACGGCAACCTCTCAAATCAAG GGCGCCAACCGCCGCCAGCTCTTGGCCACATTACGGGCCCTGGAGGTAGCATCTGTTCCCCAGCAGCCCCCTAGCCTGCCTGGCAGTGactctgaggaggaggaggaggtagtGGAAACAAAGAAGAAACGCACGAAAAAGGGCTTGTTTGCTGGTGCGTCTAGTGAagtagaggagaaaaggaagaagaaacgtCACAAACAGGGCCCACCTAGCAGTGACTCCAAGGAAGAGGAGGTGGAAAGGAAGAAGTGCCACAGAGGCGTTCTTCTTGGCAGTGACCTggctgaagaagagagaaaaaagaggaaatgccAGAAACAGATCCCTTCAAATCTTGCCCAGCCCCTGGACAGTGTTGACCAAACAG ATTCTAAAGCTTGGAATTCTAGTGCTGCAAGTGATCTCACCAAGCCAACCTGTGAGACCCCTTCCTCTAATCCTCCCCATACGTTGAGTCGCAAGCAATGGCGGAACCGGCAGAAGAACAAGCGTAGACAGAAGAACAAGTTTCGGCCACCTCAGCCACCAGAgcaggccccagccccagcctctgcagaggaggcagaggtgccttctgcccccagtccagACAGCCATGGAGCCCGGGCAGAGGCTCTTCGAGCCCGCATGGCCCAGCGTCTGGATGGTGCCCGGTTCCGCTACCTCAATGAACAGCTGTACTCAGGGCCCAGCAGTGCTGCGCAGCGCCTCTTCCAGGAAGACCCTGAGGCCTTTCTCCTCTACCACCGTGGCTTCCAGAACCAAGTCAAGAAGTGGCCACTGCAGCCGGTAGACCGCATCGCCAGGGATCTTCGCCAGCG GCCTGCGTCCCTGGTGGTAGCTGACTTTGGCTGTGGGGACTGCCGCCTGGCTTCAAGTATCCGAAACCGTGTACACTGCTTTGACTTGGCCTCTCTGGACCCCCGGGTCACTGTGTGTGACATGGCCCAG GTGCCTCTGGAGGATGAATCTATAGATGTGGCTGTGTTCTGCCTTTCACTGATGGGAACCAACATcagagacttcctggaggaggcaaatCGAGTGCTGAAGCCAGG GGGTCTCCTGAAAGTGGCTGAGGTCAGCAGCCGCTTTGAAGATGTTCGGACTTTTCTGGGGGCTGTCACCAAACTGGGCTTCAAGGTCATCTCCAAG GATCTGACCAACAGCCACTTCTTCTTGTTTGACTTTGAAAAGACCGGGCCCCCTCGGGTAGGGCCCAAGACTCAGCTCTCAGGCCTGAAGCTTCAGCCTTGTCTCTACAAGCGCAGGTGA